One segment of Drosophila mauritiana strain mau12 chromosome 3R, ASM438214v1, whole genome shotgun sequence DNA contains the following:
- the LOC117143159 gene encoding uncharacterized protein LOC117143159 isoform X1: protein MSRHLLHIFCILAIPNLIPISCTEAKDQKLSMSHKEASSWLRKQDDLDPKHYNRLYDAYRERIKGEGPEDAKVEVEAKMESKDPVPPQRDLTSLPKKTKQKEKLIAKEKDSTEFSNIKFDATDDRPLESGNSLARLPHRNRENQSVKAIDETKERVEDKSPLVGSMILLKLDVPEKMLRVKKPENIKDPGERRISELNRIYQEVLKVWQKPTPSLTSKSVPPKPLSSSGSVKISALTDLMDVIERLQKSDLVKELADKINEEMEPNLQNQIKQDALLVTDSRASLRAIKKNNISGIFENMEPGSAANAFKRLLDDINSRRSSIKAGGLYDEYKKGFCQLFNDHKVPRESHIISETDYPTDSESSRRMNSEDNLPSHCDKQKTTTVACDEPESKATTKMCVPIKKPTPSNQCDKPKATTPKCKEPQSKTTTKSCFSIENPSQGNNYLKALQTFIKMNKESNQNGGLKPYYLPNSKNRQLVWNDIPLIKPGLNESPKDTSESKPHYKPSSKPVQEIIVSEKKPDRVTSSTPNSKIETKVMESVPKIQSVFSGLDPKQIIGGLKAIKQSSFFNLVDEYQKQIENLNQALKTKQNWWKEVLEKGQNPARTPMKRNILMANPAAGHLLQAPFPEVLVNQPSQLGGSNVIDTMATQMNLSPLEVAQRIVGTGQNTGDGVLRYAPSRMPSASQIGSSSRKGSEIMCQVPSPPSQSPHQQPEDQLGISPVLDKILERLESIQASKSNQSSEEEEERKLPCCFVDPADGAPCDLNGSWESQVLGIRINIKSPPTNSVGDEADKPTCSQHKGRAYRRTRRQCVKMNKTQLKDATELKTPNFQGIKLNISVQETVPPRAHDLLDNLTDWYFSGQTMMILGGPLSLSFRKANSNLIGHFVGYCRTCGCVDTIFGSWSFCQPSRDCQDICMSIVDRRDMLRRYSMDERRKNRFKEQLYMGSKFAKMEKERQMAEQEKCHKLAPQASRETNGNPST from the exons ATGTCCAGACACCTGCTTCATATTTTTTGCATACTGGCTATACCCAATCTGATTCCAATCAGTTGCACTGAGGCAAAGGATCAAAAACTTAGTATGTCGCATAAGGAAGCCTCGTCTTGGCTGAGAAAGCAGGACGACTTGGACCCGAAGCATTACAATAGACTATATGATGCCTATCGGGAGCGAATAAAAGGGGAGGGACCCGAAGATGCCAAGGTCGAGGTCGAGGCAAAGATGGAATCAAAAGATCCAGTACCGCCGCAAAGGGATCTCACTTCGTTACCCAaaaagacaaaacaaaaagaaaagctaATTGCTAAAGAGAAAGATTCTACAGAATTTTCCAATATCAAATTCGATGCCACCGATGATCGGCCCTTGGAATCGGGCAACTCTTTAGCTCGTCTTCCACATCGGAATAGAGAAAATCAGAGTGTTAAGGCTATAGACGAAACTAAAGAACGAGTAGAAGATAAAAGCCCATTGGTGGGAAGTATGATTTTGCTAAAACTGGATGTACCCGAAAAAATGCTACGAGTAAAAAAACCAGAAAATATCAAGGATCCTGGAGAACGTCGAATTTCCGAGCTCAATCGCATATACCAAGAGGTATTGAAAGTCTGGCAAAAGCCAACACCAAGTCTGACCTCCAAGTCTGTTCCGCCGAAACCTCTAAGCTCGTCGGGATCTGTGAAAATAAGTGCTTTAACAGATTTAATGGATGTGATTGAGCGGCTTCAGAAAAGCGATTTGGTCAAGGAATTGGCCGATAAGATAAACGAAGAAATGGAACCCAATTTGCAGAATCAAATCAAGCAGGATGCTCTACTAGTAACAGATAGTAGAGCCTCATTGAGAGCTataaagaaaaacaatatATCCGGGATCTTTGAAAATATGGAGCCCGGAAGTGCTGCCAATGCCTTCAAAAGATTGTTAGATGACATAAACTCCAGGAGATCAAGCATTAAGGCTGGTGGACTTTACGATGAGTATAAGAAGGGCTTCTGTCAATTATTTAATGATCATAAAGTTCCCAGAGAATCCCATATTATTAGTGAAACGGATTATCCTACGGACAGCGAGTCGAGTCGCCGGATGAACAGTGAGGACAACCTTCCAAGTCACTGTGATAAACAGAAAACGACTACTGTTGCGTGTGACGAACCAGAAAGTAAGGCCACAACCAAGATGTGTGTTCCTATTAAAAAACCAACTCCGAGCAATCAGTGTGATAAACCAAAAGCGACAACTCCAAAATGTAAGGAACCACAGAGTAAAACCACAACTAAGAGCTGTTTTTCGATTGAAAATCCGAGCCAAGGCAATAACTATCTAAAAGCCCTGCAAACATTTATCAAAATGAACAAGGAAAGTAATCAGAACGGCGGCCTTAAGCCCTATTATCTACCAAACTCCAAAAATCGTCAGCTAGTTTGGAATGACATTCCATTGATAAAGCCTGGTCTCAACGAATCACCTAAGGACACTTCAGAGAGTAAGCCGCATTATAAGCCATCTAGCAAGCCCGTTCAAGAGATTATAGTGTCCGAAAAGAAGCCCGATAGAGTAACTAGCTCTACACCTAACTCCAAAATCGAAACTAAAGTGATGGAGTCTGTGCCAAAAATACAATCGGTTTTCTCAGGACTGGATCCCAAACAGATAATAGGTGGCCTGAAGGCCATCAAGCAATCTTCATTCTTTAACTTGGTGGATGAGTATCAGAAGCAAATCGAAAATCTCAATCAGGCGttgaaaacaaagcaaaattGGTGGAAGGAGGTTTTGGAGAAGGGACAAAACCCAGCCAGGACACCCATGAAGAGGAACATACTCATGGCTAATCCAGCTGCTGGCCACCTTTTGCAAGCACCGTTTCCCGAGGTGCTAGTCAATCAGCCATCACAGCTGGGCGGCAGTAATGTCATTGATACCATGGCCACTCAAATGAACCTATCACCTTTGGAGGTGGCTCAAAGGATTGTGGGTACCGGTCAAAATACAGGCGATGGTGTATTGAGGTATGCACCCAGTCGCATGCCATCAG CAAGTCAGATCGGAAGTAGCTCCCGAAAGGGATCAGAGATCATGTGCCAAGTCCCAAGTCCACCATCACAGTCGCCGCATCAACAGCCAGAGGACCAGTTGGGAATTTCTCCGGTTCTAGACAAGATCCTGGAACGATTGGAGAGCATTCAGGCAAGCAAGTCCAATCAATCGTcggaagaggaggaggagaggAAGCTGCCCTGCTGCTTCGTGGATCCGGCCGATG GTGCCCCCTGCGATCTAAACGGATCGTGGGAATCTCAGGTCCTTGGCATTCGCATAAACATCAAGAGCCCGCCAACAAATTCAGTTGGCGATGAAGCGGACAAGCCCACCTGTAGCCAACACAAAGGTCGTGCCTATCGCAGGACGAGACGACAGTGCGTCAAGATGAACAAGACGCAGTTAAAGGATGCGACCGAATTGAAAACTCCCAATTTCCAAGGCATTAAACTAAACATTAGTGTGCAGGAGACAGTGCCGCCGAGGGCCCACGATCTCCTGGATAATCTCACCGATTGGTATTTCTCGGGACAAACTATGATGATCCTGGGCGGGCCACTTTCTCTATCCTTCCGCAAGGCGAATTCCAATCTGATCGGCCACTTTGTTGGCTATTGTCGCACCTGCGGCTGTGTGGATACCATTTTTGGCTCATGGAGCTTCTGCCAGCCATCACGGGATTGCCAGGACATCTGTATGTCGATAGTGGACAGACGGGATATGCTACGACGATACAGTATGGATGAGCGGCGAAAGAATCGATTCAAGGAGCAGCTCTATATGGGCAGCAAGTTCGCCAAAATGGAAAAGGAGCGCCAGATGGCCGAGCAGGAAAAGTGCCACAAACTTGCTCCTCAAGCTTCACGCGAAACGAATGGGAATCCAAGCACATAA
- the LOC117143159 gene encoding uncharacterized protein LOC117143159 isoform X2 yields the protein MSRHLLHIFCILAIPNLIPISCTEAKDQKLSMSHKEASSWLRKQDDLDPKHYNRLYDAYRERIKGEGPEDAKVEVEAKMESKDPVPPQRDLTSLPKKTKQKEKLIAKEKDSTEFSNIKFDATDDRPLESGNSLARLPHRNRENQSVKAIDETKERVEDKSPLVGSMILLKLDVPEKMLRVKKPENIKDPGERRISELNRIYQEVLKVWQKPTPSLTSKSVPPKPLSSSGSVKISALTDLMDVIERLQKSDLVKELADKINEEMEPNLQNQIKQDALLVTDSRASLRAIKKNNISGIFENMEPGSAANAFKRLLDDINSRRSSIKAGGLYDEYKKGFCQLFNDHKVPRESHIISETDYPTDSESSRRMNSEDNLPSHCDKQKTTTVACDEPESKATTKMCVPIKKPTPSNQCDKPKATTPKCKEPQSKTTTKSCFSIENPSQGNNYLKALQTFIKMNKESNQNGGLKPYYLPNSKNRQLVWNDIPLIKPGLNESPKDTSESKPHYKPSSKPVQEIIVSEKKPDRVTSSTPNSKIETKVMESVPKIQSVFSGLDPKQIIGGLKAIKQSSFFNLVDEYQKQIENLNQALKTKQNWWKEVLEKGQNPARTPMKRNILMANPAAGHLLQAPFPEVLVNQPSQLGGSNVIDTMATQMNLSPLEVAQRIVGTGQNTGDGVLRYAPSRMPSASQIGSSSRKGSEIMCQVPSPPSQSPHQQPEDQLGISPVLDKILERLESIQASKSNQSSEEEEERKLPCCFVDPADV from the exons ATGTCCAGACACCTGCTTCATATTTTTTGCATACTGGCTATACCCAATCTGATTCCAATCAGTTGCACTGAGGCAAAGGATCAAAAACTTAGTATGTCGCATAAGGAAGCCTCGTCTTGGCTGAGAAAGCAGGACGACTTGGACCCGAAGCATTACAATAGACTATATGATGCCTATCGGGAGCGAATAAAAGGGGAGGGACCCGAAGATGCCAAGGTCGAGGTCGAGGCAAAGATGGAATCAAAAGATCCAGTACCGCCGCAAAGGGATCTCACTTCGTTACCCAaaaagacaaaacaaaaagaaaagctaATTGCTAAAGAGAAAGATTCTACAGAATTTTCCAATATCAAATTCGATGCCACCGATGATCGGCCCTTGGAATCGGGCAACTCTTTAGCTCGTCTTCCACATCGGAATAGAGAAAATCAGAGTGTTAAGGCTATAGACGAAACTAAAGAACGAGTAGAAGATAAAAGCCCATTGGTGGGAAGTATGATTTTGCTAAAACTGGATGTACCCGAAAAAATGCTACGAGTAAAAAAACCAGAAAATATCAAGGATCCTGGAGAACGTCGAATTTCCGAGCTCAATCGCATATACCAAGAGGTATTGAAAGTCTGGCAAAAGCCAACACCAAGTCTGACCTCCAAGTCTGTTCCGCCGAAACCTCTAAGCTCGTCGGGATCTGTGAAAATAAGTGCTTTAACAGATTTAATGGATGTGATTGAGCGGCTTCAGAAAAGCGATTTGGTCAAGGAATTGGCCGATAAGATAAACGAAGAAATGGAACCCAATTTGCAGAATCAAATCAAGCAGGATGCTCTACTAGTAACAGATAGTAGAGCCTCATTGAGAGCTataaagaaaaacaatatATCCGGGATCTTTGAAAATATGGAGCCCGGAAGTGCTGCCAATGCCTTCAAAAGATTGTTAGATGACATAAACTCCAGGAGATCAAGCATTAAGGCTGGTGGACTTTACGATGAGTATAAGAAGGGCTTCTGTCAATTATTTAATGATCATAAAGTTCCCAGAGAATCCCATATTATTAGTGAAACGGATTATCCTACGGACAGCGAGTCGAGTCGCCGGATGAACAGTGAGGACAACCTTCCAAGTCACTGTGATAAACAGAAAACGACTACTGTTGCGTGTGACGAACCAGAAAGTAAGGCCACAACCAAGATGTGTGTTCCTATTAAAAAACCAACTCCGAGCAATCAGTGTGATAAACCAAAAGCGACAACTCCAAAATGTAAGGAACCACAGAGTAAAACCACAACTAAGAGCTGTTTTTCGATTGAAAATCCGAGCCAAGGCAATAACTATCTAAAAGCCCTGCAAACATTTATCAAAATGAACAAGGAAAGTAATCAGAACGGCGGCCTTAAGCCCTATTATCTACCAAACTCCAAAAATCGTCAGCTAGTTTGGAATGACATTCCATTGATAAAGCCTGGTCTCAACGAATCACCTAAGGACACTTCAGAGAGTAAGCCGCATTATAAGCCATCTAGCAAGCCCGTTCAAGAGATTATAGTGTCCGAAAAGAAGCCCGATAGAGTAACTAGCTCTACACCTAACTCCAAAATCGAAACTAAAGTGATGGAGTCTGTGCCAAAAATACAATCGGTTTTCTCAGGACTGGATCCCAAACAGATAATAGGTGGCCTGAAGGCCATCAAGCAATCTTCATTCTTTAACTTGGTGGATGAGTATCAGAAGCAAATCGAAAATCTCAATCAGGCGttgaaaacaaagcaaaattGGTGGAAGGAGGTTTTGGAGAAGGGACAAAACCCAGCCAGGACACCCATGAAGAGGAACATACTCATGGCTAATCCAGCTGCTGGCCACCTTTTGCAAGCACCGTTTCCCGAGGTGCTAGTCAATCAGCCATCACAGCTGGGCGGCAGTAATGTCATTGATACCATGGCCACTCAAATGAACCTATCACCTTTGGAGGTGGCTCAAAGGATTGTGGGTACCGGTCAAAATACAGGCGATGGTGTATTGAGGTATGCACCCAGTCGCATGCCATCAG CAAGTCAGATCGGAAGTAGCTCCCGAAAGGGATCAGAGATCATGTGCCAAGTCCCAAGTCCACCATCACAGTCGCCGCATCAACAGCCAGAGGACCAGTTGGGAATTTCTCCGGTTCTAGACAAGATCCTGGAACGATTGGAGAGCATTCAGGCAAGCAAGTCCAATCAATCGTcggaagaggaggaggagaggAAGCTGCCCTGCTGCTTCGTGGATCCGGCCGATG TTTAA
- the LOC117143166 gene encoding LOW QUALITY PROTEIN: uncharacterized protein LOC117143166 (The sequence of the model RefSeq protein was modified relative to this genomic sequence to represent the inferred CDS: inserted 1 base in 1 codon), translated as MNSTLVILLFSTLALVQARNIRWSEEDNSSQDPSLSHSHPHSVNWPCDVGHFPEAFVLMHKVDKRLERIDNESTKKRIXDGQMDVHCVRRSIGFTMSFIHHQMSQTYAM; from the exons ATGAACTCAACTCTGGTGATTCTACTCTTCTCGACCCTGGCTTTGGTCCAGGCGAGGAATATTCGTTGGTCTGAGGAGGACAACTCGTCCCAAGATCCAAGTCTAAGCCATTCTCATCCGCACTCCGTCAACTGGCCCTGTGATGTGGGTCACTTCCCAGAGGCCTTCGTTCTAATGCACAAGGTGGATAAGCGACTAGAACGAATTGACAACGAGAGTACCAAGAAGCGGA GAGATGGCCAGATGGACGTGCACTGCGTCCGGCGTTCGATTGGATTCACCATGTCATTCATTCATCACCAAATGAGCCAGACATATGCAATGTAA
- the LOC117144464 gene encoding ADP-ribosylation factor-like protein 3, with product MCFYGPVSFIKKILPAGSQKSCLLILGLDNAGKSTLTDRLAEIFNGDSKESNNQVSEWSFTLNNSRVQLWDINGELKNRQIWPKYYKKVKVLIFVLDSTDAVRLSEARCVLCDVLMHQELDNVPLLIVSNKKDASGSLSMSTVIDLMGLYRLTGRDWSFEECSMRTGSGVQEIVNWINEKIKNNRS from the exons ATGTGTTTTTACGGACCTGTTTCGTTCATAAAAAAGATCCTGCCCGCAGGCTCTCAGAAATCCTGTCTGCTCATTTTAGGATTAGACAATGCGGGAAAATCCACGTTGACAGACCGCCTGGCGGAAATTTTCAATGGAGAT TCCAAGGAATCTAACAATCAAGTCAGTGAATGGAGCTTCACCCTAAATAATTCCAGAGTGCAGTTGTGGGATATAAACGGAGAACTGAAGAATCGCCAGATCTGGCCAAAGTATTATAAGAAAGTGAAGGTTTTG ATTTTTGTACTGGATAGCACGGATGCAGTGCGGCTAAGCGAGGCGCGATGTGTTTTATGCGATGTTCTGATGCACCAGGAACTGGATAATGTTCCTTTGCTGATCGTGTCCAACAAGAAGGACGCCTCGGGATCCCTGTCCATGTCCACAGTTATCGATTTGATGGGCCTGTATCGCCTAACTGGTCGAGATTGGTCTTTTGAGGAATGTTCCATGCGGACAGGGTCTGGTGTTCAG GAAATCGTAAATTGGATTAACGAAAAGATCAAGAATAACAGAAGTTGA
- the LOC117143160 gene encoding delta-1-pyrroline-5-carboxylate dehydrogenase, mitochondrial produces the protein MMSKVAHGIVSNMRSILPRLGASVKGGLVSCRSSSKRPELSEHFTLDEMVANEKLLQYDEGSKERTELETALLGVLNRVEHVPIVINGQEFQAKEDFQQVLPYDIQQPIAHYGHAHRVLIQMAIDKSVEAQVKWDKVRLSDRIDIWERAAMLIAGRYRYNIIAATMLGQGKTLRQAEMDVAELVDFMRINPVFLRELANYEPIRGDTQQKCRNSMRLRGLSGFVAAISPFNFTGIAANLAYTPALMGNSVLWKPSDSAILSNYFVFKALREAGVPDGVVNFVPAEETTFASVVTQHPKLAGINFTGTSTVLKVLWQLVAQNINFYQNYPRLVGEGGGKNFHFVHSSAEPETAVACTIRAAFEYAGQKCSSCSMLYVPESLWQNHIREPLLGITASLVVRQDATYCDSFCSAVINRRAYDRIYMWLRYIDQSPSCQVLVGGSCDKQRGYYVDPTVVLVKDLDNIICREELLAPILGVYVYPDHKLKETMDKVAQINHGLTGSVFAQDQSFIEEAYDAFRVNVGNLNVNDKSTGLMVGQQPFGAGHMTGTSDKLGTPHSLLRWTSPQVIKESYKTHRNIFYPYMQMNDQEQEFAQSDMVSQDESSFGHFNSDGRQ, from the exons ATGATGTCCAAGGTGGCTCATGGCATTGTTTCAAATATGCGGTCAATACTTCCGAGGCTCGGGGCTTCAGTAAAAGGCGG ccTCGTGTCTTGTAGAAGTTCCAGCAAGAGACCCGAGCTATCTGAGCACTTTACGCTGGATGAGATGGTGGCCAACGAGAAACTGCTTCAGTATGACGAGGGTTCAAAGGAACGCACCGAACTGGAAACCGCCCTGCTGGGCGTCCTCAATAGGGTAGAGCACGTTCCCATCGTTATTAACGGCCAGGAGTTCCAGGCCAAGGAGGACTTCCAACAGGTTTTGCCCTACGACATCCAACAGCCCATTGCCCATTACGGTCATGCCCACCGCGTGCTCATCCAAATGGCCATCGATAAGAGCGTGGAGGCGCAGGTGAAGTGGGACAAGGTCAGGCTTAGTGATCGGATTGATATTTGGGAGCGGGCAGCGATGCTGATTGCCGGACGATACCGCTATAACATCATTGCGGCCACGATGTTGGGCCAGGGGAAAACGCTGCGACAGGCAGAGATGGATGTGGCCGAGCTGGTGGACTTTATGCGCATTAATCCAGTCTTCCTGCGTGAGCTGGCCAATTATGAACCCATTAGAGGAGACACCCAACAAAAATGCAGGAATTCCATGCGGTTAAGAGGACTTTCAG GATTTGTGGCTGCCATCAGTCCGTTTAACTTTACGGGTATCGCCGCCAATCTGGCCTATACGCCCGCCTTGATGGGCAACTCGGTGCTCTGGAAGCCTTCCGACTCGGCCATCCTGTccaattattttgttttcaagGCCCTGCGGGAAGCTGGAGTGCCCGATGGTGTGGTGAACTTTGTGCCCGCCGAGGAGACAACGTTTGCATCCGTAGTAACGCAACATCCGAAATTGGCTGGGATTAACTTCACTGGTACCTCAACGGTGCTCAAGGTGCTCTGGCAACTGGTGGCCCAGAATATCAACTTCTACCAGAACTATCCCCGTTTGGTGGGCGAGGGAGGCGGCAAGAATTTCCACTTCGTGCACTCCTCGGCGGAACCGGAAACGGCGGTGGCCTGTACGATAAGAGCTGCCTTTGAGTACGCCGGTCAGAAGTGCTCCTCCTGCTCGATGTTGTACGTTCCGGAATCCCTGTGGCAGAATCACATACGAGAACCTCTTCTAGGGATCACTGCATCTCTGGTCGTGCGACAAGATGCCACATACTGCGATAGCTTCTGCTCGGCGGTGATCAACCGACGGGCCTACGATCGCATCTACATGTGGCTAAGGTACATCGACCAGAGTCCCAGTTGTCAGGTACTCGTTGGAGGAAGCTGCGACAAGCAACGTGGCTATTACGTAGATCCAACGGTGGTGCTGGTCAAGGATttggacaatatcatatgtcGGGAAGAGCTGCTGGCACCCATCCTCGGTGTCTATGTCTATCCAGATCATAAGCTCAAGGAGACTATGGATAAGGTGGCCCAGATAAATCATGGATTGACAGGTTCGGTGTTTGCCCAGGATCAGAGCTTCATCGAGGAAGCATACGATGCCTTCAGAGTCAATGTGGGCAACTTAAATGTGAATGACAAGTCGACCGGATTGATGGTGGGTCAGCAGCCTTTTGGAGCGGGCCACATGACCGGCACCAGTGATAAGTTGGGCACTCCTCACTCCCTGCTGCGATGGACATCGCCCCAGGTGATTAAAGAGTCTTACAAGACCCACAGGAACATATTTTATCCCTATATGCAAATGAATGATCAGGAGCAGGAATTCGCACAAAGTGATATGGTCTCCCAGGATGAATCCTCCTTTGGGCACTTCAACAGTGACGGACGACAATAA
- the LOC117143159 gene encoding uncharacterized protein LOC117143159 isoform X3: MSRHLLHIFCILAIPNLIPISCTEAKDQKLSMSHKEASSWLRKQDDLDPKHYNRLYDAYRERIKGEGPEDAKVEVEAKMESKDPVPPQRDLTSLPKKTKQKEKLIAKEKDSTEFSNIKFDATDDRPLESGNSLARLPHRNRENQSVKAIDETKERVEDKSPLVGSMILLKLDVPEKMLRVKKPENIKDPGERRISELNRIYQEVLKVWQKPTPSLTSKSVPPKPLSSSGSVKISALTDLMDVIERLQKSDLVKELADKINEEMEPNLQNQIKQDALLVTDSRASLRAIKKNNISGIFENMEPGSAANAFKRLLDDINSRRSSIKAGGLYDEYKKGFCQLFNDHKVPRESHIISETDYPTDSESSRRMNSEDNLPSHCDKQKTTTVACDEPESKATTKMCVPIKKPTPSNQCDKPKATTPKCKEPQSKTTTKSCFSIENPSQGNNYLKALQTFIKMNKESNQNGGLKPYYLPNSKNRQLVWNDIPLIKPGLNESPKDTSESKPHYKPSSKPVQEIIVSEKKPDRVTSSTPNSKIETKVMESVPKIQSVFSGLDPKQIIGGLKAIKQSSFFNLVDEYQKQIENLNQALKTKQNWWKEVLEKGQNPARTPMKRNILMANPAAGHLLQAPFPEVLVNQPSQLGGSNVIDTMATQMNLSPLEVAQRIVGTGQNTGDGVLRYAPSRMPSVRSEVAPERDQRSCAKSQVHHHSRRINSQRTSWEFLRF; the protein is encoded by the exons ATGTCCAGACACCTGCTTCATATTTTTTGCATACTGGCTATACCCAATCTGATTCCAATCAGTTGCACTGAGGCAAAGGATCAAAAACTTAGTATGTCGCATAAGGAAGCCTCGTCTTGGCTGAGAAAGCAGGACGACTTGGACCCGAAGCATTACAATAGACTATATGATGCCTATCGGGAGCGAATAAAAGGGGAGGGACCCGAAGATGCCAAGGTCGAGGTCGAGGCAAAGATGGAATCAAAAGATCCAGTACCGCCGCAAAGGGATCTCACTTCGTTACCCAaaaagacaaaacaaaaagaaaagctaATTGCTAAAGAGAAAGATTCTACAGAATTTTCCAATATCAAATTCGATGCCACCGATGATCGGCCCTTGGAATCGGGCAACTCTTTAGCTCGTCTTCCACATCGGAATAGAGAAAATCAGAGTGTTAAGGCTATAGACGAAACTAAAGAACGAGTAGAAGATAAAAGCCCATTGGTGGGAAGTATGATTTTGCTAAAACTGGATGTACCCGAAAAAATGCTACGAGTAAAAAAACCAGAAAATATCAAGGATCCTGGAGAACGTCGAATTTCCGAGCTCAATCGCATATACCAAGAGGTATTGAAAGTCTGGCAAAAGCCAACACCAAGTCTGACCTCCAAGTCTGTTCCGCCGAAACCTCTAAGCTCGTCGGGATCTGTGAAAATAAGTGCTTTAACAGATTTAATGGATGTGATTGAGCGGCTTCAGAAAAGCGATTTGGTCAAGGAATTGGCCGATAAGATAAACGAAGAAATGGAACCCAATTTGCAGAATCAAATCAAGCAGGATGCTCTACTAGTAACAGATAGTAGAGCCTCATTGAGAGCTataaagaaaaacaatatATCCGGGATCTTTGAAAATATGGAGCCCGGAAGTGCTGCCAATGCCTTCAAAAGATTGTTAGATGACATAAACTCCAGGAGATCAAGCATTAAGGCTGGTGGACTTTACGATGAGTATAAGAAGGGCTTCTGTCAATTATTTAATGATCATAAAGTTCCCAGAGAATCCCATATTATTAGTGAAACGGATTATCCTACGGACAGCGAGTCGAGTCGCCGGATGAACAGTGAGGACAACCTTCCAAGTCACTGTGATAAACAGAAAACGACTACTGTTGCGTGTGACGAACCAGAAAGTAAGGCCACAACCAAGATGTGTGTTCCTATTAAAAAACCAACTCCGAGCAATCAGTGTGATAAACCAAAAGCGACAACTCCAAAATGTAAGGAACCACAGAGTAAAACCACAACTAAGAGCTGTTTTTCGATTGAAAATCCGAGCCAAGGCAATAACTATCTAAAAGCCCTGCAAACATTTATCAAAATGAACAAGGAAAGTAATCAGAACGGCGGCCTTAAGCCCTATTATCTACCAAACTCCAAAAATCGTCAGCTAGTTTGGAATGACATTCCATTGATAAAGCCTGGTCTCAACGAATCACCTAAGGACACTTCAGAGAGTAAGCCGCATTATAAGCCATCTAGCAAGCCCGTTCAAGAGATTATAGTGTCCGAAAAGAAGCCCGATAGAGTAACTAGCTCTACACCTAACTCCAAAATCGAAACTAAAGTGATGGAGTCTGTGCCAAAAATACAATCGGTTTTCTCAGGACTGGATCCCAAACAGATAATAGGTGGCCTGAAGGCCATCAAGCAATCTTCATTCTTTAACTTGGTGGATGAGTATCAGAAGCAAATCGAAAATCTCAATCAGGCGttgaaaacaaagcaaaattGGTGGAAGGAGGTTTTGGAGAAGGGACAAAACCCAGCCAGGACACCCATGAAGAGGAACATACTCATGGCTAATCCAGCTGCTGGCCACCTTTTGCAAGCACCGTTTCCCGAGGTGCTAGTCAATCAGCCATCACAGCTGGGCGGCAGTAATGTCATTGATACCATGGCCACTCAAATGAACCTATCACCTTTGGAGGTGGCTCAAAGGATTGTGGGTACCGGTCAAAATACAGGCGATGGTGTATTGAGGTATGCACCCAGTCGCATGCCATCAG TCAGATCGGAAGTAGCTCCCGAAAGGGATCAGAGATCATGTGCCAAGTCCCAAGTCCACCATCACAGTCGCCGCATCAACAGCCAGAGGACCAGTTGGGAATTTCTCCGGTTCTAG